One stretch of Chiroxiphia lanceolata isolate bChiLan1 chromosome 1, bChiLan1.pri, whole genome shotgun sequence DNA includes these proteins:
- the LOC116795435 gene encoding probable 2-ketogluconate reductase isoform X2, with amino-acid sequence MAKEELPGVLILDIGGTQGVLENLAALLKKHFHLITMKEFLENKEEMSKKIQSVFVFECRPTIDRELLESLPNLKVIGNSGVGVDHLDLKMISSFGVKVTNTPHAVADPTADIGMALMLASARRLVEGCQIAVSPDTKHFAVDWLGVEVTRATLGIIGMGSIGYKVAQRARAFNMRILYHNRNRRRKEEEEAVGAHYCEKMEDLLQQSDFVMLIVNLTPETHRLIGKKELGLMKPTATLINISRGAVIDQDALVEALQSKVIRAAALDVTYPEPLPRDHPLLKLNNIIITPHIGTATVQAIHMMAEEAIANILAVLNGQPIPSEVFPK; translated from the exons ATGGCAAAAGAAGAGTTGCCAGGCGTTTTGATTCTGGATATAGGAGGAACTCAAGGTGTGCTAGAAAACCTTGCAGCACTTTTGAAGAAACACTTTCACCTTATCACCATGAAGGAAtttcttgaaaacaaagaagaaatgagcaaaaaaatccaatctGTTTTCGTGTTTGAGTGCAGGCCAACTATTGACCGGGAGCTTCTAGAAAGCCTGCCTAATTTAAAGGTAATTGGAAATTCTGGAGTTGGAGTTGATCACTTAGACTTGAAAATGATCTCTAGCTTTGGAGTAAAAGTGACCAACACCCCCCACGCCGTGGCGGACCCAACAGCAGACATAGGAATGGCCTTGATGCTGGCCTCTGCCAGAAGACTAGTAGAAG GCTGCCAGATTGCGGTTTCTCCAGACACGAAGCATTTTGCTGTTGACTGGCTGGGAGTGGAAGTAACCAGAGCGACGCTTGGGATCATCGGGATGGGCAGCATTGGGTACAAAGTGGCTCAGAGAGCCAGAGCCTTCAACATGAGGATCCTCTACCATAACAGAAACCGGAG aagaaaggaagaggaagaggctgTTGGTGCCCACTACTGTGAGAAAATGGAAGACTTGCTGCAACAATCTGACTTTGTTATGTTGATTGTGAACCTGACTCCTGAGACTCACAGACTGATTGGGAAAAAGGAGCTGGGTCTGATGAAACCCACAGCTACTCTTATAAACATCAGCCGAG GTGCAGTTATTGATCAAGATGCGTTGGTAGAAGCTCTCCAGAGTAAGGTTATtagggctgcagctctggatGTGACATACCCTGAGCCTCTGCCAAG AGATCACCCtctattaaaattaaataacatcATCATAACCCCTCACATTGGAACTGCAACAGTCCAAGCTATCCATATGATGGCAGAAGAAGCAATAGCAAATATACTGGCTGTTCTCAATGGCCAACCCATTCCAAGTGAAGTGTTTCCCAAATGA
- the LOC116795435 gene encoding probable 2-ketogluconate reductase isoform X1: MFMSKAFSLLKPIPLMSGQSNLAYKFIHQLVAFHGRRCHRSVIYKQRYRTCPYSAGRRTISAETKVMAKEELPGVLILDIGGTQGVLENLAALLKKHFHLITMKEFLENKEEMSKKIQSVFVFECRPTIDRELLESLPNLKVIGNSGVGVDHLDLKMISSFGVKVTNTPHAVADPTADIGMALMLASARRLVEGCQIAVSPDTKHFAVDWLGVEVTRATLGIIGMGSIGYKVAQRARAFNMRILYHNRNRRRKEEEEAVGAHYCEKMEDLLQQSDFVMLIVNLTPETHRLIGKKELGLMKPTATLINISRGAVIDQDALVEALQSKVIRAAALDVTYPEPLPRDHPLLKLNNIIITPHIGTATVQAIHMMAEEAIANILAVLNGQPIPSEVFPK; the protein is encoded by the exons ATGTTCATGAGCAAGGCATTCAGTCTGTTGAAACCGATTCCACTGATGTCTGGCCAGTCAAATTTGGCTTACAAATTTATTCATCAACTTGTTGCTTTTCATGGACGTCGCTGTCACAGAAGTGTGATTTACAAACAGAGGTACAGGACATGCCCATATAGTGCTGGAAGACGAACAATAAGTGCTGAGACTAAG GTCATGGCAAAAGAAGAGTTGCCAGGCGTTTTGATTCTGGATATAGGAGGAACTCAAGGTGTGCTAGAAAACCTTGCAGCACTTTTGAAGAAACACTTTCACCTTATCACCATGAAGGAAtttcttgaaaacaaagaagaaatgagcaaaaaaatccaatctGTTTTCGTGTTTGAGTGCAGGCCAACTATTGACCGGGAGCTTCTAGAAAGCCTGCCTAATTTAAAGGTAATTGGAAATTCTGGAGTTGGAGTTGATCACTTAGACTTGAAAATGATCTCTAGCTTTGGAGTAAAAGTGACCAACACCCCCCACGCCGTGGCGGACCCAACAGCAGACATAGGAATGGCCTTGATGCTGGCCTCTGCCAGAAGACTAGTAGAAG GCTGCCAGATTGCGGTTTCTCCAGACACGAAGCATTTTGCTGTTGACTGGCTGGGAGTGGAAGTAACCAGAGCGACGCTTGGGATCATCGGGATGGGCAGCATTGGGTACAAAGTGGCTCAGAGAGCCAGAGCCTTCAACATGAGGATCCTCTACCATAACAGAAACCGGAG aagaaaggaagaggaagaggctgTTGGTGCCCACTACTGTGAGAAAATGGAAGACTTGCTGCAACAATCTGACTTTGTTATGTTGATTGTGAACCTGACTCCTGAGACTCACAGACTGATTGGGAAAAAGGAGCTGGGTCTGATGAAACCCACAGCTACTCTTATAAACATCAGCCGAG GTGCAGTTATTGATCAAGATGCGTTGGTAGAAGCTCTCCAGAGTAAGGTTATtagggctgcagctctggatGTGACATACCCTGAGCCTCTGCCAAG AGATCACCCtctattaaaattaaataacatcATCATAACCCCTCACATTGGAACTGCAACAGTCCAAGCTATCCATATGATGGCAGAAGAAGCAATAGCAAATATACTGGCTGTTCTCAATGGCCAACCCATTCCAAGTGAAGTGTTTCCCAAATGA
- the LOC116795520 gene encoding uncharacterized protein LOC116795520 — protein MLLSCRGQGFEANAVTAFTISTWKELSDKLFTADSKGEKVAASLLTTWRLLSGTVEDIKAQFEDIRMLLDTIIRRNRAKRESSGVKGSRSGTRDHGAGPGTTERPRQNERGAGVSAVHIQDDRRRRLRRESTADGPGMNFTSTMTEFHLKTFPAFHLNCAAGLRRAFVAVFTALGACAAVLSERARARARRRPRARRAAGGLCFPRTADSHGPKRCRFPSPSLQRMFFP, from the exons ATGCTGCTTTCGTGTAGGGGCCAGGGATTTGAAGCGAACGCTGTAACTGCCTTTACTATCTCTACTTGGAAAGAACTTAGTGATAAGCTCTTTACTGCTGACTCTAAGGGAGAAAAAgttgctgcttccctccttACAACTTGGCGATTGTTATCTGGAACAGTAGAAGACATTAAAGCACAGTTTGAGGACATTAGAATGCTACTAGATACCATCATACGGAGAAATCGTGCAAAAAGGGAGTCGAGCGGAGTTAAAGGGAGCCGGAGCGGGACCAGAGATcacggagcggggccggggacGACCGAGCGGCCCCGGCAAAATGAACGCGGTGCTGGCGTCTCGGCAGTGCATATCCAGGACGATCGGAGACGACGGCTGCGGCGTGAAAGTACTGCTGATGGACCGGGGATGAACTTTACGAGCACTATGACTGAGTTCCACCTTAAgacatttccagcttttcatctgaACTGTGCTGCGGGACTGCGCCGCGCATTTGTGGCTGTGTTCACGGCGCTGGGTGCCTGCGCCGCCGTGCTGAGCGAac GCGCCCGCGCGCGTGCAcgccggcggccccgggcgcggcgggcggcgggggggctCTGTTTCCCCCGCACTGCTGACAGCCATGGTCCCAAGAGGTGTAGgttcccctccccttctttaCAGCGAATGTTTTTTCCCTAG